In a single window of the Arachis hypogaea cultivar Tifrunner chromosome 6, arahy.Tifrunner.gnm2.J5K5, whole genome shotgun sequence genome:
- the LOC112695590 gene encoding transcription factor bHLH149, with protein MSSLQPNVDSTNSETMQRSNPKKRRKIGHSNSLSLVPWKSETQQRIYSSKLAEALRYVIHRNPPSLPAKSSAGREVRETADRVLAATAKGRTRWSRAILASPLNRWKLRRMHKKVHKASTGLPKKSPESRRRLPVVQKKARVLGRLVPGCRKLTFPNLLEEATDYISALEMQVRAMTALTELLTGGGSLASA; from the coding sequence ATGTCATCTCTGCAACCAAACGTTGATTCTACAAATTCGGAAACGATGCAACGATCCAATCCCAAGAAGCGCCGGAAAATTGGACACAGCAATTCCCTCAGCCTCGTTCCATGGAAATCCGAGACGCAACAGCGGATCTACTCTTCCAAGCTCGCAGAAGCTCTCCGCTACGTCATCCATCGGAACCCTCCGTCTCTGCCGGCAAAGTCTAGTGCCGGTCGAGAGGTTCGCGAGACCGCCGACCGAGTCCTCGCTGCCACTGCAAAAGGCCGGACTCGTTGGAGCCGCGCTATCCTTGCTAGTCCACTCAACCGGTGGAAGCTCCGGCGGATGCACAAGAAGGTTCACAAGGCCTCCACCGGATTGCCGAAGAAGTCGCCGGAGAGTCGCCGGAGATTACCGGTGGTGCAGAAGAAAGCGCGCGTTCTCGGCCGGTTAGTCCCCGGCTGCCGGAAGCTCACGTTCCCGAACCTTCTAGAAGAAGCCACAGACTACATCTCGGCGTTGGAGATGCAGGTGAGAGCCATGACGGCACTCACGGAGTTACTCACCGGCGGCGGCTCCCTCGCCTCGGCTTGA